A window of Fimbriimonadaceae bacterium contains these coding sequences:
- a CDS encoding DUF1080 domain-containing protein, which translates to MLVAFVCALAQLSSAPGAPPPGAIVLFDGKDTSAWVHRGSGEPVKWDVVDGALVVKAGTPDIQTVRTFGDYRLHIEFQLPLMPDAKDQGRANSGVYNQGRYEIQVLDSYNNPTYKFGGCGAIYGQKDPDTDAIVPPGWWNTYDILYRAPRFDAAGAVTEKPRISVWHNGIRIHRDVELQGNATTSGIEGPPVAKGPILLQNHGAPVHYRNIWIVEM; encoded by the coding sequence ATGCTCGTCGCTTTCGTCTGCGCTTTGGCGCAATTGTCTTCCGCTCCAGGTGCTCCGCCGCCGGGGGCCATCGTGCTGTTTGACGGGAAGGACACCTCCGCCTGGGTTCACCGCGGCTCGGGCGAACCCGTCAAGTGGGACGTGGTGGATGGCGCCTTGGTCGTCAAGGCCGGCACCCCCGACATCCAAACGGTGCGCACCTTTGGCGATTACCGCCTTCACATCGAATTCCAGTTGCCGCTCATGCCGGACGCCAAGGACCAGGGCCGCGCCAACAGCGGCGTCTACAATCAGGGGCGCTACGAGATCCAGGTGCTGGACTCCTACAACAACCCCACCTACAAGTTCGGAGGGTGCGGCGCGATCTATGGTCAGAAGGATCCCGACACCGATGCGATCGTCCCGCCGGGGTGGTGGAACACCTACGATATCCTCTACCGCGCACCCCGGTTCGACGCGGCGGGTGCGGTTACCGAGAAGCCCCGCATCTCGGTGTGGCACAACGGGATCCGGATCCATCGCGATGTGGAGCTTCAGGGGAACGCCACCACGTCCGGCATCGAGGGCCCGCCCGTAGCCAAGGGGCCGATTCTGTTGCAGAACCACGGCGCTCCCGTGCACTACCGCAACATCTGGATCGTCGAGATGTAG
- a CDS encoding sugar phosphate isomerase/epimerase: MMRLGLQLYTLREALANDLDGTLASIAGMGVAHVELAGTYGFPASEFRGRLDAHGLTTCGSHVSLPDLVDRLDSVVQEAQVLGVSTLVLPWIGEEAYQNGWDALGRSLTAIGHRLHAQGLAFAYHNHAFELAPANGETGLERLFATADPAVVKAELDLGWIQHAGQDPADWVRSLAGRVPLVHLKDFAAGTDPIDVPPGEGTVDWDSVLDACNESGVEFGIVEMDHPPGDAIASVRTSVAFFRNRGLI; this comes from the coding sequence ATGATGCGGCTCGGGCTTCAACTCTACACCTTGCGGGAAGCCCTGGCGAACGACCTCGACGGGACCCTTGCGTCGATCGCCGGCATGGGAGTCGCCCACGTCGAACTCGCCGGCACCTATGGCTTCCCTGCTTCCGAGTTTCGGGGGCGCCTCGACGCGCACGGTCTGACCACCTGCGGCTCCCACGTGTCGCTGCCAGACTTGGTGGACCGCTTGGACTCCGTCGTCCAGGAGGCCCAGGTCCTCGGCGTGTCCACGCTCGTTCTGCCTTGGATCGGCGAGGAGGCGTATCAGAACGGGTGGGATGCCCTGGGGCGATCCCTGACCGCCATCGGCCATCGTCTCCACGCCCAGGGTTTGGCTTTCGCGTACCACAACCATGCTTTTGAACTGGCGCCGGCGAACGGAGAAACGGGGCTCGAACGGCTCTTTGCGACCGCCGATCCCGCCGTCGTGAAAGCCGAACTCGACTTGGGATGGATCCAGCACGCGGGCCAAGATCCAGCCGACTGGGTCCGGTCGCTCGCGGGGCGCGTCCCGCTCGTCCACCTCAAGGATTTTGCGGCCGGAACCGACCCGATCGACGTGCCGCCGGGCGAAGGCACCGTCGATTGGGATTCCGTGCTGGACGCTTGCAACGAATCGGGCGTGGAGTTCGGTATCGTCGAAATGGACCATCCGCCGGGCGACGCCATCGCATCGGTGAGGACGTCGGTCGCTTTCTTCCGCAACAGGGGGTTGATCTAA
- a CDS encoding tetratricopeptide repeat protein, whose translation MAAPDDSPTRLCDKCFATIAVDAPYCPECGAALDSESRSDGSDVAIYPDLARANLLRMRGDYKAAEDVCLGILRRFPNNATANGLLGDICAERGDLEQAAEWYELALDIVKDSESVRSKLESVRTRLAEREAAHTAQQIGLPMSSPRTGVYALATILLILTVGAASYFFGARTRPAPPVMDTRIDVSTQEPEPAPAIVPEKAPADVHPIPSTPGPWVDSTLLESLRGQLERGSQLLDAWQDPRTQVLTLTVAATTDEPFRTLAAHIGLSALSRATVSTATVRVIADGRLVYVGDATRERAIAIASPGFREESANNPDLWIDRLMTNEWSAPLNGAAGAPE comes from the coding sequence TTGGCAGCACCGGACGATAGCCCGACGCGACTGTGCGACAAATGCTTCGCGACGATCGCCGTCGACGCCCCGTACTGTCCCGAGTGCGGAGCGGCTCTGGATTCGGAATCCCGCTCCGACGGCAGCGACGTCGCCATCTATCCCGATCTTGCGCGGGCGAATCTCTTGCGGATGCGCGGCGACTACAAGGCCGCCGAAGACGTGTGCCTTGGGATCCTCCGCCGCTTTCCGAACAACGCAACCGCCAACGGCCTCTTGGGGGACATCTGTGCCGAGCGCGGAGACCTCGAGCAAGCCGCGGAGTGGTACGAACTCGCCCTCGACATCGTGAAGGACTCCGAATCCGTCCGCAGCAAGTTGGAATCGGTTCGGACGCGGCTGGCCGAGCGCGAGGCTGCGCACACTGCCCAACAGATCGGACTGCCGATGTCGTCGCCGCGCACCGGCGTGTACGCGCTCGCGACCATCTTGCTCATCCTGACCGTCGGCGCGGCTTCCTACTTCTTCGGTGCAAGGACTCGGCCCGCGCCGCCGGTGATGGATACCCGCATCGACGTGTCGACGCAGGAGCCCGAACCCGCCCCCGCCATCGTCCCGGAGAAGGCTCCCGCCGATGTCCATCCCATTCCAAGCACCCCTGGGCCATGGGTCGATTCCACGCTGCTCGAGTCGCTCCGCGGACAACTCGAGCGGGGCTCCCAACTGCTCGACGCGTGGCAGGACCCGCGGACCCAGGTGCTGACCCTCACGGTCGCCGCGACCACGGACGAACCGTTCCGTACCCTGGCCGCGCACATCGGTCTTTCGGCGCTGAGCCGAGCGACCGTCTCCACCGCCACGGTGCGCGTGATTGCGGACGGAAGGCTCGTCTACGTGGGGGACGCGACACGCGAACGGGCCATCGCCATCGCGAGCCCGGGCTTTCGGGAAGAGTCCGCCAACAACCCCGATCTCTGGATCGATCGCCTGATGACGAACGAGTGGAGCGCCCCGTTGAACGGGGCGGCCGGGGCACCCGAATGA
- the dut gene encoding dUTP diphosphatase, with translation MVEETLTRDVVRIEFTVEPGASLPSYATPGAAGMDLRARTSVTLEPLQRALVPTGLRMRLPEGYEAQIRPRSGLALRHGISMVNTPGTIDSDYRGEIGVLLVNLGSERVVFEAGERIAQMVVCPVIRAEVAAVEFLDETERGEGGFGSTGR, from the coding sequence ATGGTGGAAGAAACGTTGACCCGAGACGTGGTCCGCATCGAGTTCACCGTGGAACCCGGCGCATCCCTTCCCTCCTACGCCACGCCCGGCGCCGCGGGCATGGATTTGCGGGCCCGCACATCGGTCACGTTGGAACCCCTTCAAAGAGCGCTCGTGCCCACGGGCCTGCGCATGCGCCTCCCCGAAGGTTACGAAGCCCAGATACGGCCGCGGTCGGGCCTTGCCCTGCGGCACGGCATCAGCATGGTGAACACCCCCGGAACGATCGATAGCGATTATCGGGGAGAGATCGGCGTGCTGCTTGTGAATCTGGGTTCCGAAAGGGTGGTGTTCGAGGCGGGAGAACGGATCGCGCAGATGGTCGTGTGCCCGGTGATTCGGGCCGAGGTCGCAGCCGTGGAGTTCCTGGACGAGACCGAACGGGGGGAGGGCGGCTTTGGCAGCACCGGACGATAG
- a CDS encoding aldo/keto reductase, translating into MSLSRRQFLRAASAAAVGGSALAYAEPKAQAPMPKRPFGKTGWNASIYALGSAEIPATPEAVRAIHRLIDGGVNYLDTAPSYQGTRSESALGEVLKTRRPSVFVATKTLERSADGALREVAASKGRLGIDRIDLIQIHAVNDDATLDQVLAKGGALEGLRRAQRDGLVAHVGITGHTRPEVILRAIETGEFESILVPVSPLDHHVSDFATEVLPRANALGIGVTGMKALKGIERASGGKFEAEAYLRYAWTLPVSTLTIGLRRESEVEPNLALARAFKPMPKAEREALEAKSKEWADVGVLWWKKR; encoded by the coding sequence ATGAGCCTCTCCCGCAGGCAGTTCCTGCGTGCCGCGAGCGCCGCCGCCGTGGGTGGATCCGCGCTCGCCTACGCCGAACCCAAGGCTCAGGCGCCCATGCCCAAGCGTCCGTTCGGCAAGACGGGCTGGAACGCGTCGATCTACGCCCTGGGTTCGGCGGAGATCCCGGCGACTCCAGAGGCCGTTCGCGCGATCCACCGCCTGATCGACGGAGGCGTCAACTATCTCGACACCGCGCCCAGCTACCAGGGAACGAGGTCGGAGTCCGCGCTGGGCGAAGTGCTCAAGACGCGGCGCCCATCCGTCTTCGTCGCGACCAAAACCCTGGAACGCTCCGCCGACGGTGCGCTCCGCGAAGTCGCCGCGTCGAAGGGACGCCTGGGCATCGACCGGATCGACCTCATCCAGATCCACGCGGTGAACGACGACGCGACACTCGACCAGGTGCTCGCGAAAGGCGGGGCCTTGGAAGGCCTCCGCCGCGCCCAGCGCGACGGTCTGGTCGCCCACGTGGGCATCACGGGCCATACCCGTCCCGAGGTCATCTTGCGTGCCATCGAGACGGGCGAGTTCGAGTCGATCCTGGTCCCGGTCAGCCCCCTGGATCACCACGTCTCGGACTTCGCGACGGAGGTGTTGCCGAGGGCGAACGCTCTCGGGATCGGAGTGACGGGCATGAAAGCGCTCAAGGGGATCGAACGCGCCTCGGGAGGGAAGTTCGAAGCGGAGGCCTACCTTCGCTACGCGTGGACCCTGCCTGTTTCGACCCTCACGATCGGGCTTCGCCGCGAGAGCGAAGTCGAGCCCAACCTCGCTCTTGCCCGGGCGTTCAAACCGATGCCGAAAGCCGAGCGCGAGGCCTTGGAAGCGAAGTCGAAGGAGTGGGCCGACGTAGGAGTGTTATGGTGGAAGAAACGTTGA
- a CDS encoding allophanate hydrolase subunit 1 encodes MRILPLGERACLLSDLGARAHEVARAIEALAPEGMEEVVASFDSVGVYFDPDVFRLESLDQPLSLSREASRDATEHVIPVCYALGEDLEEVAERLRTSPAEVARLHAEGRYECLAIGFCPGFPYLGPLPAPLAGLPRRPEPRPRVDAGAVGMTGNVTGIYTLDRPGGWWLIGRTPLQLVDVASDYFPIAVGDFVRFQAIDEGAFERLRGSRL; translated from the coding sequence ATGCGGATTTTGCCCTTGGGTGAGCGAGCGTGCCTGCTCTCGGACCTGGGCGCAAGGGCGCACGAGGTGGCGCGGGCGATCGAAGCGCTTGCGCCCGAGGGCATGGAAGAGGTGGTGGCCAGCTTCGACTCGGTCGGGGTCTATTTCGACCCGGACGTGTTTCGGCTCGAGTCGCTGGACCAGCCGCTCTCCCTCTCAAGGGAAGCGAGTCGCGATGCCACGGAGCACGTGATTCCCGTCTGCTACGCTCTGGGCGAGGATCTCGAGGAGGTCGCGGAGCGGCTGCGGACGTCGCCCGCGGAGGTGGCCCGCCTTCACGCGGAGGGCCGCTACGAGTGCCTTGCGATCGGTTTCTGTCCCGGCTTTCCCTACTTGGGCCCTCTTCCCGCGCCCCTTGCCGGGCTGCCGCGCCGGCCCGAGCCCAGGCCCCGCGTCGACGCCGGAGCGGTAGGGATGACCGGGAACGTGACGGGCATCTACACGTTGGACCGACCGGGCGGCTGGTGGCTGATCGGCCGCACCCCCCTGCAACTCGTCGATGTGGCCTCCGACTACTTCCCGATCGCCGTCGGCGATTTCGTCCGATTCCAGGCGATCGACGAAGGGGCGTTCGAGCGGCTCCGAGGCAGCCGGCTGTGA
- a CDS encoding LamB/YcsF family protein, with the protein MKRVDLNVDIAEGFPFDAPLLEFATSANICCGVHAGSPELTAETVARCRERGIRIGAHPGYPDRESMGRREPATDEREAFLDSAWDQIRNFAGFQPAYVKPHGALYNWLSRLDASEAAGAKRRLRLQGTAVMALAETKWAECLGSFAIREGFVDRLVLENGRLAPRSEPGAVLHDPAEVAAQALRLAPRVDTLCLHGDTEGCLELAETVVRALRDSGWELGW; encoded by the coding sequence GTGAAGCGGGTCGATCTCAACGTGGACATTGCCGAGGGCTTTCCTTTCGACGCCCCGTTGCTGGAGTTCGCGACCTCCGCAAACATCTGTTGCGGCGTCCACGCGGGGTCGCCCGAATTGACGGCGGAGACCGTTGCGCGGTGTCGGGAACGGGGAATTCGGATCGGCGCGCACCCAGGGTATCCGGACCGGGAGTCGATGGGGCGCCGAGAGCCTGCGACCGACGAGCGCGAGGCGTTCCTCGACTCCGCTTGGGACCAAATCAGGAACTTTGCAGGGTTCCAGCCTGCGTATGTGAAACCGCATGGCGCGCTCTACAACTGGCTCTCGCGATTGGACGCCTCCGAGGCGGCTGGAGCGAAGCGGCGCCTCCGGTTGCAGGGAACCGCGGTGATGGCGCTCGCCGAAACGAAGTGGGCCGAGTGCCTGGGTTCCTTTGCGATCCGTGAGGGGTTTGTCGACCGGCTGGTTTTGGAGAACGGACGGCTCGCCCCCCGATCCGAGCCCGGCGCGGTCTTGCACGATCCGGCCGAGGTGGCCGCCCAAGCCCTTCGCCTCGCGCCGCGCGTGGACACCCTGTGCCTGCACGGCGATACGGAGGGATGCCTCGAGTTGGCGGAAACCGTGGTCCGCGCCCTTCGAGATTCGGGTTGGGAGTTGGGCTGGTGA
- a CDS encoding biotin-dependent carboxyltransferase family protein, whose amino-acid sequence MRLRALEVYGLVTLQGPPQSGRRKFGIAPGGAFDRESAALANVLMGNGEDAVVIELGLGTLVMDAPDGGALAVVGAECRVEVDGKERAAQSAMHLRAGAYVEVGIRAIGARVYVAVPGGFLSAGLGAGERISTRSILASAEERTPVECRLAEGPGSLDTRVIRVLPGPRLDRVPNLRLEGEWRVRPQSDRVGVRLDGESQPHGTELPSEPMCVGAVQATPKGGLLVLGPDGPTIGGYPHVATVIDADLDKVAQLRPRDQVRLKRVTLEEAQQARRAARSKRDQILAQLALRAGE is encoded by the coding sequence GTGAGGCTGCGCGCCCTGGAGGTGTACGGGCTGGTCACGCTGCAGGGCCCCCCTCAATCGGGACGACGGAAGTTCGGCATCGCGCCGGGCGGGGCGTTCGATCGGGAGTCCGCAGCCTTGGCCAACGTGCTGATGGGCAACGGCGAGGACGCGGTGGTGATCGAACTCGGCTTGGGAACGCTGGTGATGGACGCGCCGGACGGGGGTGCCCTGGCCGTCGTCGGCGCCGAGTGCCGTGTGGAAGTGGATGGAAAGGAGCGCGCCGCCCAGAGCGCGATGCACCTTCGGGCGGGCGCGTATGTGGAGGTCGGGATTCGGGCGATCGGCGCGCGCGTCTACGTGGCTGTGCCGGGAGGGTTCCTGTCGGCTGGCTTGGGGGCCGGCGAGCGCATCTCCACACGGAGCATCCTGGCGTCCGCCGAGGAGCGGACCCCCGTCGAGTGTCGACTCGCCGAAGGGCCGGGTTCGCTCGACACGAGGGTGATCCGCGTGCTGCCCGGTCCGCGCCTCGACCGGGTTCCCAACCTTCGCCTGGAAGGCGAGTGGCGCGTCCGGCCGCAGAGCGATCGCGTGGGCGTGCGTCTCGACGGCGAGTCGCAGCCGCACGGCACCGAACTCCCGAGCGAGCCCATGTGCGTGGGGGCCGTGCAGGCGACCCCCAAGGGCGGTCTGCTGGTGCTCGGGCCGGACGGTCCGACGATCGGCGGCTATCCCCACGTGGCCACCGTCATCGATGCGGACCTCGACAAGGTTGCCCAACTCCGGCCCCGCGACCAGGTGCGACTGAAGCGAGTGACTTTGGAAGAGGCGCAACAGGCGCGCCGCGCGGCGCGATCGAAACGGGACCAGATCCTCGCCCAGCTCGCGCTCAGGGCGGGGGAATAG
- a CDS encoding PEP-CTERM sorting domain-containing protein, which produces MRKTSLLALFVVAVPFAGAQSITTLYAANNQGNLGGAAYFDVTVGSTALTVTGFDTNTIQTVAFDFSVYTRNGAGIGNETAGDWTLVATGSGVGLGTNNPSAVTLNNTFTLSANTLTGMALVMGPQAQHTYTNGTGANQDYSNADLALHLGSTSNVPFTAPTFNPRVWNGTIYYTPVPEPATMAILGLGVLPLLRRKRK; this is translated from the coding sequence ATGAGAAAGACGAGCTTACTTGCACTATTTGTCGTTGCGGTCCCGTTCGCGGGGGCGCAATCGATCACGACACTCTATGCTGCGAACAACCAAGGCAATCTTGGTGGCGCAGCCTATTTCGATGTCACCGTTGGATCAACGGCCCTGACCGTCACCGGCTTTGACACGAATACGATCCAAACGGTGGCGTTCGACTTCAGCGTCTACACGCGCAACGGCGCGGGCATCGGGAACGAGACCGCGGGCGACTGGACATTGGTTGCCACCGGAAGCGGCGTTGGCTTGGGGACCAACAACCCGTCGGCCGTCACACTGAACAACACGTTCACGCTCAGCGCGAACACGCTGACGGGGATGGCGCTGGTGATGGGCCCCCAAGCTCAGCACACCTATACGAATGGAACGGGTGCCAACCAGGACTATTCGAACGCGGACCTCGCCCTCCACTTGGGGAGCACGTCCAACGTCCCCTTCACGGCGCCGACGTTCAATCCGCGTGTGTGGAACGGCACCATCTACTACACTCCGGTTCCGGAGCCGGCCACCATGGCCATTCTCGGACTCGGCGTGCTGCCCCTGCTTCGACGAAAGCGCAAATAA
- a CDS encoding HDOD domain-containing protein, protein MGVEQGRHGREVFMARQPIYDGNTEVEAYELLFRRGDQGFAGDVNLADSASALTTAVVELGLEQLVGARRAFVNIPYELLVSDCLQVLPPDRVVIELLETIEPTLDVIEAVKKLKGQGYTIALDDYVFEGDLDALIDLADIIKVDVMGVDPQAVKSKIFKFRKRGIRLLAEKVETHEMFRLCRSIGFELFQGYFFAKPELMRGKGAPGGIAVVQLLTKLQDPMVRLSELEGLINNDVSLNYRLLKLVRSAYVGVGGAVDSVGQALAFLGTRRTLALVSLLAMSGMNDKPDELLITAMIRARLCELAAAAAGLGPPEKFFTVGLMSVIDALLDMTMETLLPDLPLSDEINAALLGTDTESPLSELLRCVYALERGDWDKVSFLQVAPGALADAYVSAVRWAAETNQALAA, encoded by the coding sequence GTGGGAGTTGAGCAGGGAAGACACGGACGCGAAGTGTTCATGGCGCGCCAGCCGATCTACGACGGCAACACGGAAGTTGAGGCTTACGAGCTGCTGTTTCGGCGAGGCGACCAGGGATTCGCCGGCGACGTGAACCTCGCCGACTCCGCCTCCGCACTCACGACGGCGGTCGTCGAACTGGGGTTGGAGCAACTGGTCGGCGCGCGGCGCGCTTTTGTGAACATCCCGTACGAGCTTCTTGTCAGCGACTGCCTCCAGGTGCTCCCTCCGGACCGGGTGGTGATCGAGCTGCTCGAGACGATCGAGCCCACATTGGACGTCATCGAAGCGGTCAAGAAGCTGAAAGGCCAAGGCTACACCATCGCCCTCGACGACTACGTGTTCGAAGGCGATCTCGACGCGCTGATCGACCTGGCCGACATCATCAAGGTCGACGTCATGGGTGTGGATCCACAAGCGGTCAAATCCAAGATCTTCAAGTTCCGAAAGCGGGGCATCCGACTCCTGGCCGAGAAGGTGGAGACCCACGAGATGTTCCGGCTTTGCCGCTCGATCGGATTCGAACTGTTCCAAGGCTACTTCTTCGCCAAGCCCGAGCTGATGCGCGGCAAGGGCGCCCCCGGCGGAATCGCGGTCGTCCAGTTGCTCACCAAGCTCCAAGACCCCATGGTCCGACTCTCCGAGCTCGAGGGGCTGATCAACAACGACGTCTCTCTGAACTACCGGTTGCTCAAACTCGTGCGGAGCGCATACGTCGGCGTGGGCGGCGCGGTGGACAGCGTCGGCCAGGCCCTCGCGTTTCTCGGCACGCGCCGAACCTTGGCACTGGTCAGCCTGCTCGCGATGTCGGGAATGAACGACAAGCCCGACGAGCTGCTGATCACCGCGATGATCCGGGCCCGTCTCTGCGAACTTGCCGCCGCCGCGGCTGGACTTGGCCCGCCGGAGAAGTTCTTCACCGTTGGGTTGATGTCGGTCATCGATGCTCTGCTGGACATGACCATGGAGACGCTCCTGCCCGACCTGCCGCTCTCCGACGAGATCAACGCCGCGCTGCTCGGGACCGACACCGAGTCGCCCTTGTCGGAACTGCTTCGGTGCGTCTACGCCCTCGAGCGTGGCGACTGGGACAAGGTCTCGTTTCTTCAGGTTGCGCCGGGGGCCCTGGCTGACGCCTACGTGTCCGCCGTACGGTGGGCCGCCGAAACCAATCAAGCCCTGGCCGCCTAG
- a CDS encoding response regulator transcription factor, translated as MTILIVDDETTLLETIERRMRREGYSTFSAESAEEAMRLFKRVNPDLVILDVMLPNRSGFDFCRAVRRFSTTPIIVASARGAEEDRVRGLELGADDYVVKPINLGELAARVKAVLRRTGRAEAADDPVEVADLVIDPRKHEVTRGGSAIALSPKEFALLHFLAQHPGQVFSREALLDRVWGRDAFVTERTVDVHVRWLRTHIEPDPKTPRLLLTVRGVGYKLVG; from the coding sequence ATGACGATCTTGATCGTGGACGACGAGACCACCTTGCTCGAAACGATCGAGCGCCGAATGAGGCGGGAGGGCTACTCGACCTTCTCGGCCGAGTCCGCCGAAGAGGCGATGCGGCTGTTCAAACGCGTCAATCCCGACCTCGTCATCCTCGACGTCATGCTCCCCAATCGATCGGGATTCGACTTCTGCAGGGCGGTCCGACGATTCAGCACGACGCCGATCATCGTCGCGTCGGCGCGGGGCGCCGAGGAGGACCGGGTGCGGGGGCTCGAACTGGGCGCCGACGACTACGTGGTCAAGCCGATCAACCTTGGAGAGTTGGCGGCGCGAGTCAAGGCCGTGCTCCGCAGGACGGGCCGTGCCGAAGCCGCGGACGACCCGGTCGAGGTCGCCGACCTCGTCATCGATCCCAGGAAGCACGAAGTGACCCGCGGCGGCTCGGCCATCGCCCTCAGCCCGAAGGAGTTCGCGTTGCTGCACTTCCTGGCGCAGCATCCCGGCCAGGTGTTTTCGCGCGAAGCCTTGCTGGACCGCGTTTGGGGCCGGGACGCTTTCGTGACCGAACGCACCGTCGATGTCCACGTTCGATGGCTGCGGACACACATTGAGCCGGACCCGAAGACGCCGCGCTTGCTCCTGACGGTGCGGGGCGTCGGATACAAGCTGGTTGGTTGA
- a CDS encoding NAD(P)/FAD-dependent oxidoreductase: MGGQLTALYPEKLVYDMPGYREVLAKDLARELASQGTQFQPELVLEQTAETLVKDSEGYTVVTRDGLRLPSRTLIVAAGAGAFTPTKIGVPREEELVGKGVMYGVRNKAALAGRHVVIVGGGDSAFDWCLNLEPIAGAVTLVHRRDQFRAHEDSVQRVLASRVAKRLFYVVEELHGDDHLEGVTIRNTQTKETEHLPTTALVVNVGFKSSLGPIKDWGFEIVKQQIVVDRRFETSLPGVFAVGDVCAFEGKLKLIATGVGEAATAVCYAKTYLDPEAKLFPGHSSEMDLAALPHGSPQTSE, translated from the coding sequence TTGGGAGGGCAACTGACCGCCCTCTACCCGGAGAAGCTGGTCTACGACATGCCCGGCTACCGGGAGGTCCTCGCCAAGGACCTCGCCCGCGAACTCGCGTCCCAGGGCACGCAGTTCCAACCCGAACTCGTGCTGGAGCAGACGGCGGAGACGCTCGTCAAGGATAGCGAGGGTTACACCGTCGTGACGCGAGACGGGTTGCGTCTTCCCTCGAGGACCTTGATCGTCGCGGCGGGCGCCGGGGCGTTCACCCCCACCAAGATCGGAGTTCCCCGCGAAGAGGAGCTCGTCGGCAAAGGCGTCATGTACGGGGTGCGAAACAAGGCCGCCCTGGCGGGCAGGCACGTGGTGATCGTGGGCGGCGGCGACAGCGCGTTCGATTGGTGCCTCAACCTGGAGCCGATCGCCGGGGCCGTCACGCTCGTCCACCGCCGGGACCAGTTCCGGGCGCACGAGGACTCCGTGCAGCGCGTCCTGGCCAGCCGCGTCGCGAAGCGGCTTTTCTACGTCGTCGAGGAGCTGCACGGAGACGACCACCTCGAAGGCGTCACGATACGGAACACGCAGACGAAGGAGACCGAACACCTTCCCACGACCGCGCTCGTGGTCAATGTAGGATTCAAATCGAGTCTGGGGCCCATCAAGGACTGGGGCTTCGAAATCGTGAAGCAGCAGATTGTTGTCGACCGGCGCTTTGAGACGTCTCTGCCAGGGGTGTTCGCCGTGGGCGACGTCTGTGCGTTCGAAGGAAAGCTCAAACTGATCGCCACGGGTGTCGGCGAGGCGGCCACGGCGGTCTGTTACGCCAAAACGTATCTCGACCCCGAGGCGAAGCTCTTCCCAGGGCACAGCTCGGAGATGGACCTCGCGGCCCTTCCCCACGGCTCGCCTCAAACGAGCGAGTAA
- a CDS encoding molybdenum cofactor biosynthesis protein MoaE, with protein MEPHILLTESPLDPEALRRSVEDPSLGGVVVFCGEVRSVTEGAPTVQLEYEAYKEMALAQMRILGEEAMRRWNGRVALAHRTGTLLPGEIAVVTVAACAHRAEAFACCQFLIDRIKADVPIWKREG; from the coding sequence GTGGAACCCCACATCTTGTTGACGGAGAGCCCGCTCGATCCCGAGGCGCTGCGGCGAAGCGTCGAGGACCCCTCGCTGGGCGGGGTGGTCGTCTTTTGCGGCGAGGTGCGTTCGGTCACCGAAGGCGCCCCGACCGTTCAGCTCGAATACGAGGCCTACAAGGAGATGGCGCTCGCCCAGATGCGGATTCTCGGCGAGGAGGCGATGCGGCGGTGGAACGGGCGCGTGGCGCTGGCGCACCGTACAGGCACGCTCCTCCCAGGCGAGATCGCGGTCGTCACCGTCGCGGCCTGCGCGCATCGTGCCGAAGCCTTCGCCTGCTGTCAGTTTCTGATCGACCGCATCAAGGCTGATGTGCCGATCTGGAAGCGCGAGGGCTGA